One window of Doryrhamphus excisus isolate RoL2022-K1 chromosome 13, RoL_Dexc_1.0, whole genome shotgun sequence genomic DNA carries:
- the LOC131140129 gene encoding ras and Rab interactor 3-like isoform X1, translating into MEASVDSQEKGHGNNPTGAHTPQSSPLSPPSTPSSLPPSRPGRPKPPPPTAKTSQLPFRPPQPPSCPSLPPACKPNPPPSPLVPDTSPPSLLRPLSPVPISVSPSPTPQTFNAADLPPCLTPLPSPCSPPPLVIPPPSPTPPLLSFVDRLVGSASVWLTKGLNQQQVICILEKETSGAFLVESTDDQNMTLSVHLPEKQETSPVQHLKVKQHKTFLHLDGSTLVFDDIYKLLSFYCVSRDILAAPLKLPRAITLAKQRQELEIIAAMGTDFWTSDMNEKTMSRILDLDQSHNNYMYVNAVALEEKPNKETKNCDDSAAKIETPESIVFSLLNGESLQKETPEMKTAPSRDSKFKRPPPRPPSLGTGSGTGLLFSSPPLDKSSPSLTSAADRMDEGRVGGGDKEERKSMLTSPPPLRPPVPPQNRAGPPLPPAPLRHSSSRNSTDGLEKEQKRVRGTETEGSREEEKTQQGDDAELLNNKYVKVKDRKDKEGDKQSSPQTSVKKPTRPVPQPRKKVWSSERHGSPNQALTASAHQNAGMKGGPPAPAKRPDVSLYSPQGGTVLGTDPDSYSNSSTEEEGETNQEQDQNSNNLSESRGPKGKRTSTTIMLDKARSRLSTVITGLISHDRRLSQRIVELARDPLSYFGNLVKEHRTFTLETMSKHSTSTELLQEMRQMMTQLKSYLLQSTELQAMMEPQHQYSQDKLESIVEAALCKSVLKPLREPIYNSLEKLHSNNGSLKQMAQNQSIVLGSTTTALGVTTAVPEASAMEKISIKLSNLHLEYSPQKKIELLLKACKIIYDSMSVSSPGRAHGADDFLPVMMYVLARSNLADLMLDVEYMMELMDPALTIGEGSYYLTTTFGALEHIKTFDQQMSAPRQLSREIQDSIQRWERRRTFNQDGCAQNSVQDFLTVCCPEIGSNPKTLGVFPTTTVQQLAEQCASRFQQDSYMLSIHIDGVLRSLDNTELALTVKNNCQPGAYCFIYHPRDQPSKPSGRTCPTGPPPRPPPQSILPTREAEPSLISL; encoded by the exons ATGGAAGCCAGCGTTGATTCTCAAGAAAAAGG CCACGGCAACAATCCGACGGGAGCACACACTCCTCAGTCGTCACCCCTCTCGCCTCCTTCCACGCCCTCCTCCCTACCCCCTTCAAGGCCAGGCAGACCCAAACCGCCACCTCCGACCGCAAAGACCTCCCAGCTCCCTTTCCGACCTCCTCAACCTCCTTCTTGTCCGTCGCTCCCTCCTGCGTGCAAACCCAACCCGCCTCCGTCGCCTCTCGTCCCCGATACATCGCCTCCTTCTCTCCTGCGGCCTCTCTCCCCCGTCCCCATCTCCGTGTCTCCCTCACCGACCCCGCAGACGTTTAACGCAGCTGACCTCCCCCCCTGTTTAACTCCTCTTCCTTCACCCTGCAGCCCTCCCCCACTTGTCATCCCACCTCCTTCTCCAACACCTCCGCTGCTGAGCTTTGTAGATCGGCTGGTAGGAAGCGCTTCCGTGTGGTTGACTAAAGGACTGAACCAACAGCAAGTCATTTGCATCCTGGAAAAGGAGACGTCCGGG GCATTCCTGGTTGAGAGTACTGACGACCAAAACATGACGCTGTCCGTGCACTTGCCGGAGAAGCAGGAGACATCGCCCGTGCAGCACCTGAAGGTCAAACAGCACAAGACGT TTCTTCACTTGGACGGTTCCACCCTTGTTTTCGATGACATCTACAAACTTCTCTCCTTCTACTGCGTCAGCAG GGACATCCTGGCTGCACCGCTGAAGTTACCCCGAGCCATTACATTGGCCAAACAGAGACAGGAACTGGAGATCATTGCTGCTATGGGTACAG acttCTGGACATCAGATATGAATGAGAAGACGATGAGCCGGATTCTGGATTTGGATCAGAGCCACAATAATTACATGTATGTCAACGCAGTCGCTTTGGAGGAGAAACCCAACAAGGAAACCAAAAACTGTGACGATTCCGCAGCAAAAATCGAAACCCCTGAAAGCATCGTATTCTCCTTGCTTAATGGAGAATCCCTACAGAAGGAAACCCCAGAGATGAAGACCGCGCCGAGCCGAGATTCTAAATTCAAGCGGCCTCCACCCAGGCCCCCCAGCTTGGGCACAGGCTCTGGCACGGGCCTCCTCTTTTCATCTCCTCCCTTGGACAAAAGTTCACCTTCTTTGACATCTGCAGCGGACAGAATGGATGAAGGAAGAGTGGGAGGAGGCGACAAAGAAGAGAGGAAGTCAATGTTGACGTCACCTCCCCCGTTAAGGCCTCCCGTCCCACCGCAGAATCGAGCCGGACCCCCTCTGCCTCCTGCACCTCTCCGGCACAGCTCCTCCAGGAACAGTACTGATGGACTCGAGAAGGAACAAAAACGTGTGAGGGGAACAGAAACCGAAGGATCGAGAGAGGAGGAGAAAACACAGCAGGGTGACGATGCTGAACTATTGAACAACAAATACGTGAAAGTGAAAGATAGAAAGGATAAAGAAGGTGACAAGCAATCGAGCCCTCAGACTTCAGTGAAGAAACCCACCAGACCGGTACCTCAGCCAAGGAAAAAAGTCTGGTCCTCGGAGAGACATGGAAGTCCCAACCAGGCTCTAACAGCGTCAGCACATCAGAATGCCGGCATGAAGGGAGGCCCTCCCGCCCCGGCAAAGCGGCCAGACGTGTCACTGTACTCTCCTCAAGGGGGCACTGTCCTTGGAACCGACCCGGACTCCTACTCTAATAGCAGCactgaagaagaaggagaaaccAACCAGGAGCAAGATCAAAACTCGAA TAACCTTTCAGAAAGCCGTGGACCCAAAGGAAAGCGAACATCAACCACCATCATGTTGGACAAAGCTCGTTCCCGCCTGTCGACTGTTATTACCGGCCTCATCAGTCACGATCGGCGCCTCTCACAACGCATCGTGGAGCTGGCCAGAGATCCTCTGAGCTATTTTGGTAACCTG GTGAAAGAGCATCGCACCTTCACCCTCGAGACCATGTCCAAGCACTCCACGTCCACTGAGCTGTTACAGGAGATGAGGCAGATGATGACTCAGCTGAAGAGTTACCTGCTCCAGAGTACTGAGCTGCAGGCCATGATGGAGCCACAACATCAGTATTCACAAGACAAACTGG AGAGCATTGTGGAAGCAGCTCTATGTAAGAGTGTGCTGAAGCCACTGAGGGAGCCGATTTACAACAGTTTGGAGAAACTGCACAGCAACAATGGCAGCCTTAAGCAAATGGCACAGAACCAG TCTATCGTTCTTGGAAGTACCACCACAGCTCTAGGGGTTACCACTGCCGTCCCCGAAgcctcagcaatggagaagATTAGCATCAAACTTAGCAATCTCCATCTTGAATACTCTCCACAAAAGAAGATTGAACTGTTGCTGAAGGCCTGTAAGATCATCTATGACTCCATGTCTGTCAGCTCTCCAG GGCGGGCCCACGGAGCTGATGATTTCCTGCCTGTAATGATGTACGTCCTGGCTAGATCGAATCTGGCAGACTTAATGCTGGATGTGGAATACATGATGGAGTTGATGGACCCCGCACTAACAATAGGAGAAG gttcgTATTATTTGACAACCACCTTCGGGGCTCTTGAGCACATTAAGACGTTTGACCAACAGATGTCAGCACCACGACAGCTCAGTCGGGAGATTCAGGACTCCATCCAACGTTGGGAGAGACGACGTACGTTCAACCAGGACGGTTGTGCCCAAAACTCTGTTCAG GACTTTTTGACAGTGTGCTGTCCTGAAATCGGAAGTAACCCCAAAACGTTGGGCGTCTTTCCCACCACTACGGTGCAACAGCTGGCTGAACAGTGTGCCTCACGCTTCCAACAAG ACTCGTACATGCTTAGCATCCACATAGATGGTGTCCTCCGGTCCCTGGACAATACAGAGCTGGCGCTGACTGTGAAGAACAACTGTCAACCGGGAGCTTACTGCTTCATCTATCACCCCAGGGACCAACCCAGCAAGCCGTCAGGCCGCACGTGCCCCACCGGTCCGCCCCCGCGACCGCCCCCGCAGAGCATTTTACCAACCCGGGAAGCAGAGCCAAGTCTGATTAGCTTGTAG
- the LOC131140129 gene encoding ras and Rab interactor 3-like isoform X2, which translates to MTLSVHLPEKQETSPVQHLKVKQHKTFLHLDGSTLVFDDIYKLLSFYCVSRDILAAPLKLPRAITLAKQRQELEIIAAMGTDFWTSDMNEKTMSRILDLDQSHNNYMYVNAVALEEKPNKETKNCDDSAAKIETPESIVFSLLNGESLQKETPEMKTAPSRDSKFKRPPPRPPSLGTGSGTGLLFSSPPLDKSSPSLTSAADRMDEGRVGGGDKEERKSMLTSPPPLRPPVPPQNRAGPPLPPAPLRHSSSRNSTDGLEKEQKRVRGTETEGSREEEKTQQGDDAELLNNKYVKVKDRKDKEGDKQSSPQTSVKKPTRPVPQPRKKVWSSERHGSPNQALTASAHQNAGMKGGPPAPAKRPDVSLYSPQGGTVLGTDPDSYSNSSTEEEGETNQEQDQNSNNLSESRGPKGKRTSTTIMLDKARSRLSTVITGLISHDRRLSQRIVELARDPLSYFGNLVKEHRTFTLETMSKHSTSTELLQEMRQMMTQLKSYLLQSTELQAMMEPQHQYSQDKLESIVEAALCKSVLKPLREPIYNSLEKLHSNNGSLKQMAQNQSIVLGSTTTALGVTTAVPEASAMEKISIKLSNLHLEYSPQKKIELLLKACKIIYDSMSVSSPGRAHGADDFLPVMMYVLARSNLADLMLDVEYMMELMDPALTIGEGSYYLTTTFGALEHIKTFDQQMSAPRQLSREIQDSIQRWERRRTFNQDGCAQNSVQDFLTVCCPEIGSNPKTLGVFPTTTVQQLAEQCASRFQQDSYMLSIHIDGVLRSLDNTELALTVKNNCQPGAYCFIYHPRDQPSKPSGRTCPTGPPPRPPPQSILPTREAEPSLISL; encoded by the exons ATGACGCTGTCCGTGCACTTGCCGGAGAAGCAGGAGACATCGCCCGTGCAGCACCTGAAGGTCAAACAGCACAAGACGT TTCTTCACTTGGACGGTTCCACCCTTGTTTTCGATGACATCTACAAACTTCTCTCCTTCTACTGCGTCAGCAG GGACATCCTGGCTGCACCGCTGAAGTTACCCCGAGCCATTACATTGGCCAAACAGAGACAGGAACTGGAGATCATTGCTGCTATGGGTACAG acttCTGGACATCAGATATGAATGAGAAGACGATGAGCCGGATTCTGGATTTGGATCAGAGCCACAATAATTACATGTATGTCAACGCAGTCGCTTTGGAGGAGAAACCCAACAAGGAAACCAAAAACTGTGACGATTCCGCAGCAAAAATCGAAACCCCTGAAAGCATCGTATTCTCCTTGCTTAATGGAGAATCCCTACAGAAGGAAACCCCAGAGATGAAGACCGCGCCGAGCCGAGATTCTAAATTCAAGCGGCCTCCACCCAGGCCCCCCAGCTTGGGCACAGGCTCTGGCACGGGCCTCCTCTTTTCATCTCCTCCCTTGGACAAAAGTTCACCTTCTTTGACATCTGCAGCGGACAGAATGGATGAAGGAAGAGTGGGAGGAGGCGACAAAGAAGAGAGGAAGTCAATGTTGACGTCACCTCCCCCGTTAAGGCCTCCCGTCCCACCGCAGAATCGAGCCGGACCCCCTCTGCCTCCTGCACCTCTCCGGCACAGCTCCTCCAGGAACAGTACTGATGGACTCGAGAAGGAACAAAAACGTGTGAGGGGAACAGAAACCGAAGGATCGAGAGAGGAGGAGAAAACACAGCAGGGTGACGATGCTGAACTATTGAACAACAAATACGTGAAAGTGAAAGATAGAAAGGATAAAGAAGGTGACAAGCAATCGAGCCCTCAGACTTCAGTGAAGAAACCCACCAGACCGGTACCTCAGCCAAGGAAAAAAGTCTGGTCCTCGGAGAGACATGGAAGTCCCAACCAGGCTCTAACAGCGTCAGCACATCAGAATGCCGGCATGAAGGGAGGCCCTCCCGCCCCGGCAAAGCGGCCAGACGTGTCACTGTACTCTCCTCAAGGGGGCACTGTCCTTGGAACCGACCCGGACTCCTACTCTAATAGCAGCactgaagaagaaggagaaaccAACCAGGAGCAAGATCAAAACTCGAA TAACCTTTCAGAAAGCCGTGGACCCAAAGGAAAGCGAACATCAACCACCATCATGTTGGACAAAGCTCGTTCCCGCCTGTCGACTGTTATTACCGGCCTCATCAGTCACGATCGGCGCCTCTCACAACGCATCGTGGAGCTGGCCAGAGATCCTCTGAGCTATTTTGGTAACCTG GTGAAAGAGCATCGCACCTTCACCCTCGAGACCATGTCCAAGCACTCCACGTCCACTGAGCTGTTACAGGAGATGAGGCAGATGATGACTCAGCTGAAGAGTTACCTGCTCCAGAGTACTGAGCTGCAGGCCATGATGGAGCCACAACATCAGTATTCACAAGACAAACTGG AGAGCATTGTGGAAGCAGCTCTATGTAAGAGTGTGCTGAAGCCACTGAGGGAGCCGATTTACAACAGTTTGGAGAAACTGCACAGCAACAATGGCAGCCTTAAGCAAATGGCACAGAACCAG TCTATCGTTCTTGGAAGTACCACCACAGCTCTAGGGGTTACCACTGCCGTCCCCGAAgcctcagcaatggagaagATTAGCATCAAACTTAGCAATCTCCATCTTGAATACTCTCCACAAAAGAAGATTGAACTGTTGCTGAAGGCCTGTAAGATCATCTATGACTCCATGTCTGTCAGCTCTCCAG GGCGGGCCCACGGAGCTGATGATTTCCTGCCTGTAATGATGTACGTCCTGGCTAGATCGAATCTGGCAGACTTAATGCTGGATGTGGAATACATGATGGAGTTGATGGACCCCGCACTAACAATAGGAGAAG gttcgTATTATTTGACAACCACCTTCGGGGCTCTTGAGCACATTAAGACGTTTGACCAACAGATGTCAGCACCACGACAGCTCAGTCGGGAGATTCAGGACTCCATCCAACGTTGGGAGAGACGACGTACGTTCAACCAGGACGGTTGTGCCCAAAACTCTGTTCAG GACTTTTTGACAGTGTGCTGTCCTGAAATCGGAAGTAACCCCAAAACGTTGGGCGTCTTTCCCACCACTACGGTGCAACAGCTGGCTGAACAGTGTGCCTCACGCTTCCAACAAG ACTCGTACATGCTTAGCATCCACATAGATGGTGTCCTCCGGTCCCTGGACAATACAGAGCTGGCGCTGACTGTGAAGAACAACTGTCAACCGGGAGCTTACTGCTTCATCTATCACCCCAGGGACCAACCCAGCAAGCCGTCAGGCCGCACGTGCCCCACCGGTCCGCCCCCGCGACCGCCCCCGCAGAGCATTTTACCAACCCGGGAAGCAGAGCCAAGTCTGATTAGCTTGTAG
- the LOC131140355 gene encoding dynein axonemal light chain 1-like: MVGKATTLKEALAKWEEKTGEKCGEATVVKLYNQIPPLEKLDNTLSKIPKCEKLCLSTNCIDKITNLGDLKNLKILSLGRNNIKAFTGLDPVGDTLEELWISYNLIEKMKGVHILKKLRVLYMSNNLVKDWGEFSKLADLPCLVDLVFVGNPLEEKHTPDGSWMDEASRRLPNLRKLDGIPVIKQGGDDDEDG, translated from the exons ATGGTG ggAAAAGCAACAACATTAAAGGAAGCACTGGCCAAATGG gaggagaaaaccggggagaagTGCGGTGAGGCCACGGTTGTAAAGCTATATAATCAAATCCCCCCTCTGGAAAAGCTGGATAACACCCTCAGCAAAATACCCAAATGCGA AAAGCTGTGTCTGTCCACCAACTGCATTGATAAAATAACCAATCTGGGTGACCTGA AAAACCTGAAGATTTTGTCATTAGGAAGAAATAACATCAAGGCCTTCACTGGTCTG GATCCGGTCGGGGACACATTGGAAGAGTTGTGGATCTCTTACAACCTGATCGAGAAGATGAAGGGAgttcacattttgaaaaaactGCGTGTTCTCTACATGTCCAACAACCTGGTGAAAGATTGGG GAGAGTTTTCAAAGCTGGCTGATCTGCCGTGCCTTGTAGACCTGGTCTTTGTAGGAAATCCTCTAGAAGAGAAACACACGCCTGATGGATCATGGATGGATGAAGCTTCCAGAAGGTTACCCAATCTGAGAAAACTGGATG GGATCCCTGTCATCAAACAAGGAGGGGATGATGACGAAGACGGCTGA
- the LOC131140130 gene encoding tubulin epsilon and delta complex protein 1-like has protein sequence MPRGKATVEVKEVIGTLCRLLAAVGLRHVPTPQTFRLAKFGEVNAEDQFWQLLANILQTTKTVSSSTQIQNASECRTLVSAGLWQSGYYASWMYRKEEGVSSRELLLALGWQLASGIMETLLTQRVQQLDTTLLAPIVMELELSSQPGVESTDLRRLQWLIGILRHQGQMLLSMQDEQTSLLHAVHSASELPGSSSSSGQRCTVLSESCVRVQELCDLFELYLNWKQVETVFWTWMDSVVICHVTDAVAERPTHTLTKRAAACHPGKLCADKLEGIRSRLTTVQLLSQKGPKAAKGDAEDKGDNDRDEASFLYSSTPLALSQAYRARFQAQRPVKHHNRPAEEEAEEMSASQVARLFHQIERQLLKRRDRQRLTNRMQLQDMIGKLEELVLIPP, from the exons ATGCCGCGCGGTAAAGCGACTGTGGAAGTAAAGGAGGTGATTGGAACTTTGTGTAGATTATTGGCGGCCGTCGGACTCCGGCATGTTCCAACACCGCAGACTTTTAGACTGGCGAAGTTCGGTGAAGTTAATGCG GAGGACCAGTTCTGGCAGCTGCTAGCCAACATTCTTCAAACAACCAAAACTGTCTCCTCAAGTACACAGATTCAAAATg CCTCCGAGTGCAGGACCCTGGTGAGTGCAGGCCTGTGGCAGAGCGGTTACTATGCTAGCTGGATGTACCGGAAGGAGGAAGGAGTTTCCAGCAGGGAACTTCTTCTGGCACTCGGCTGGCAGCTGGCTTCGGGAATAATGGAGACACTTTTAACACAGCGAGTACAACAACTGGACACGACGTTACTCGCACCCATCGTC ATGGAACTTGAGCTTTCTTCGCAGCCTGGAGTCGAGTCCACTGACCTGCGACGACTTCAGTGGCTCATCGGCATCCTGAGACATCAAGGCCAGATGCTGCTGTCCATGCAGGACGAGCAGACCTCGTTGCTACATGCT GTTCATTCTGCTAGCGAACTTCCTGGATCGTCTTCTTCCTCGGGTCAACGCTGTACTGTGCTGAGTGAG AGTTGTGTCCGTGTGCAGGAGCTTTGTGATCTTTTTGAGTTGTACTTAAACTGGAAGCAGGTGGAGACTGTTTTCTGGACTTGGATG GACAGTGTGGTGATTTGCCATGTGACAGATGCCGTCGCTGAGAGgcccacacacacgctcacgaAGAGAGCAGCTGCGTGCCACCCTGGAAAGTTGTGTGCAGACAAACTGGAGGGCATACGCTCCAGACTGACTACAGTGCAG CTCTTGTCCCAGAAAGGACCGAAAGCAGCCAAAGGGGACGCTGAAGACAAAGGAGACAACGACCGTGACGAGGCGTCCTTCTTGTATTCGTCCACCCCGCTGGCCCTCTCCCAGGCATACCGAGCCAGATTCCAAGCGCAAAGGCCAGTCAAGCATCACAACCGTccggcggaggaggaggcggaggaaaTGTCAGCATCTCAGGTTGCACGACTGTTTCATCAAATTGAGAGACAGCTGCTGAAGAGGCGGGACAGACAGAGACTGACCAATAGGATGCAGCTGCAGGATATGATTGGAAAGCTGGAAGAACTGGTGCTGATACCACCGTAA